In Streptomyces sp. NBC_00878, a single window of DNA contains:
- a CDS encoding IS110 family transposase: MFDTQDVGVFLGLDVGKSAHHGHGLTPAGKKVLDKQLPNSEPKLRAVFDKLTAKFGTVLVIVDQPASIGALPLTVARDAGCEVAYLPGLAMRRIADLYPGEAKTDAKDAAVIADAARTMPHTLRSLELTDEITAELTVLVGFDQDLAAEATRTSNRIRGLLTQFHPSLERVLGPRLDHQAVTWLLERYGSPAALRKAGRRRLVELIRPKAPRMAQRLIDDVFEALDEQTVVVPGTGTLDIVVPSLARSLAAVHEQRRALEAQINALLEAHPLSPVLTSMPGVGVRTAAVLLVTVGDGTSFPSAAHLASYAGLAPTTKSSGTSIHGEHAPRGGNRQLKRAMFLSAFACMNADPASRTYYDKCRARGKTHTQAILRLARQRISVLFAMLRDGTFYEPRLPQATAA; this comes from the coding sequence ATGTTCGACACCCAAGACGTGGGCGTATTCCTCGGCCTGGACGTCGGCAAGAGCGCCCATCACGGCCATGGGCTCACGCCAGCCGGGAAGAAGGTCCTCGACAAGCAGCTGCCCAACAGCGAGCCGAAACTACGGGCCGTCTTCGACAAGCTGACCGCGAAGTTCGGCACCGTGCTGGTGATCGTGGACCAGCCCGCCTCGATCGGGGCTCTCCCCCTGACCGTGGCCCGGGACGCCGGCTGCGAGGTCGCCTACCTGCCCGGCCTGGCCATGCGGCGGATCGCCGACCTGTACCCGGGTGAGGCCAAGACCGACGCGAAGGACGCCGCGGTGATCGCGGATGCGGCCCGCACCATGCCGCACACCCTGCGCTCGCTGGAGCTCACCGACGAGATCACCGCCGAACTCACGGTCCTCGTGGGCTTCGACCAGGACCTCGCCGCTGAGGCCACCCGCACGTCCAACCGGATACGCGGCCTGCTCACCCAGTTCCACCCGTCGCTGGAACGCGTTCTGGGCCCCCGCCTCGACCACCAGGCCGTCACCTGGCTGCTGGAGCGCTACGGCTCCCCGGCCGCACTGCGCAAAGCCGGCCGCCGCAGGCTCGTCGAGCTCATCCGGCCCAAGGCCCCGCGCATGGCCCAGCGGCTGATCGACGATGTCTTCGAGGCGTTGGACGAGCAGACCGTCGTGGTCCCGGGCACCGGCACCCTCGACATCGTCGTGCCCTCCCTGGCCCGCTCTCTCGCCGCTGTCCACGAACAGCGCCGGGCCCTGGAAGCCCAGATCAACGCCCTGCTGGAGGCCCACCCTCTTTCCCCGGTCCTGACGTCGATGCCCGGCGTCGGCGTCAGGACCGCCGCCGTCCTGCTGGTCACCGTCGGCGACGGCACCAGCTTCCCGAGCGCCGCCCACCTGGCCTCCTACGCCGGACTCGCCCCGACCACGAAGTCGTCGGGCACCTCGATCCATGGCGAACACGCACCCCGAGGCGGCAACCGCCAGCTCAAACGCGCCATGTTCCTGTCCGCCTTTGCCTGCATGAACGCCGATCCCGCCTCCCGCACCTACTACGACAAGTGCCGGGCCCGCGGAAAGACCCACACCCAGGCCATCCTCCGCCTCGCCCGCCAACGCATCAGCGTTCTGTTCGCCATGCTCCGCGACGGCACCTTCTACGAACCCCGCCTTCCCCAAGCGACAGCTGCATGA
- a CDS encoding polysaccharide lyase family 1 protein, translating into MRSPVWHAHVIACLAGCTALVLGVTGTVAHAQVAQAAQGRDLGRETLPVSDGWGSEGTGTTGGAAATAEHVYTVTNWAEFKAALKAGGDAPKIVKVEGVIDPVAEGCASFAAAGYDFDAYLEKYSPENWGLDKDLSGEPADSPEGLRAASAVNQDKAIKANVPANTTIVGVGRNAGIRGGSLQIKGVDNVILRNLTIEAPLDCFPQWDPTDTDTGAWNSEYDAVVVYGSTHVWVDHNTLTDGRYPDSTLPTYFGQTYQQHDGLLDVVRGANYVTVSWNSVEDHDKTMLIGNSDSAGPTDTGKLKVTLHHNRFEGVVERAPRVRFGQVDAYNNHFVVTKGQSYGYTFGIGASSQLYASDNAFSLPADVSAAKTLKKWNEAPLTAENNYVNGKLTDLIAVHNAEIPGETLPSGAGWTPTLRTKVDSPRAVPGIVGGHAGAGKVC; encoded by the coding sequence ATGCGTAGCCCTGTGTGGCATGCCCATGTCATTGCATGCCTTGCTGGATGTACCGCTCTCGTCCTCGGTGTCACCGGGACCGTCGCCCATGCCCAGGTTGCTCAAGCCGCCCAGGGACGTGACCTCGGGCGGGAGACCCTCCCCGTCAGTGACGGCTGGGGGTCCGAGGGCACCGGTACCACGGGCGGTGCCGCCGCCACCGCCGAGCACGTCTACACCGTCACCAACTGGGCCGAGTTCAAAGCCGCGTTGAAGGCCGGTGGTGACGCGCCGAAGATCGTCAAGGTCGAGGGGGTCATCGATCCGGTGGCCGAGGGCTGTGCGTCCTTCGCCGCCGCGGGGTACGACTTCGACGCGTATCTGGAGAAGTACTCGCCGGAGAACTGGGGGCTGGACAAGGACCTGTCCGGAGAGCCCGCCGACAGCCCGGAGGGACTACGGGCCGCCTCCGCCGTCAACCAGGACAAGGCGATCAAGGCGAACGTCCCCGCCAACACCACCATCGTCGGGGTCGGCAGGAACGCCGGGATCAGAGGCGGCAGCCTGCAGATCAAGGGCGTCGACAACGTCATCCTGCGCAACCTCACCATCGAGGCCCCGCTGGACTGCTTCCCGCAGTGGGACCCGACCGACACCGACACCGGCGCCTGGAACTCGGAGTACGACGCGGTCGTCGTCTACGGCTCCACCCACGTCTGGGTCGACCACAACACCCTGACCGACGGCCGCTACCCGGACAGCACACTGCCGACGTACTTCGGCCAGACCTACCAGCAGCACGACGGGCTCCTCGACGTCGTGCGCGGCGCCAACTACGTGACGGTGTCCTGGAATTCGGTCGAGGACCACGACAAGACCATGCTCATCGGCAACAGCGACAGCGCCGGACCGACCGACACCGGCAAGCTCAAGGTCACGCTCCACCACAACCGGTTCGAGGGCGTCGTCGAGCGCGCGCCGCGCGTCCGCTTCGGGCAGGTCGACGCGTACAACAACCACTTCGTGGTGACCAAGGGGCAGTCGTACGGATACACCTTCGGCATCGGTGCCTCCTCGCAGCTGTACGCCTCGGACAACGCGTTCTCGCTGCCGGCCGACGTCAGCGCGGCCAAGACCCTGAAGAAGTGGAACGAGGCGCCGCTCACCGCCGAGAACAACTACGTCAACGGGAAGCTGACGGATCTCATCGCCGTCCACAACGCGGAGATCCCGGGGGAGACCCTCCCGTCGGGGGCCGGGTGGACCCCGACCCTGCGGACGAAGGTCGACTCGCCGCGGGCCGTGCCGGGCATCGTCGGCGGCCACGCCGGTGCCGGAAAGGTCTGCTGA
- a CDS encoding pectinesterase family protein: protein MTLPAPVSRRSFVVASVGAALALGGASHASAGGRSPFGRYGSPSARLNERTLYVHPGGLGDHTTVQAAVNAASSSGYTLVIAPGTYRETVAVSVARTDMTWIGASGEARDVVVVYDNAAGTPKPGGGTYGTTGSATTLVQADGFAARDLTFANDWLRADHPGVSGTQAVAIKVQGDRSAFVRCRFLGHQDTLYADSMALGTFARQYFRDCYVEGDVDFVFGRATAVYENCHFRTLIRDDLTGAPYGFVFAPSTAGANPRGYLVTGGRISSEAPDAYYKLARPWVPSSDTTARPMLTVRGTRLGAGIDAVAPYTNMSSGFPWQDQRFAEYRNTGPGAVISVPEHRPQLTDEEAASATRAVYLGDWTPWKGC, encoded by the coding sequence ATGACCCTTCCGGCACCGGTCAGCAGACGGTCGTTCGTCGTGGCGAGCGTGGGGGCCGCGCTCGCGTTGGGGGGTGCCTCCCATGCGAGCGCGGGCGGGCGGTCTCCCTTCGGGCGGTACGGCTCGCCGTCCGCCCGGTTGAACGAGCGCACCCTGTACGTCCACCCCGGAGGCCTCGGCGACCACACCACCGTCCAGGCCGCCGTGAACGCCGCGAGCAGCAGCGGATACACGCTGGTCATCGCCCCGGGCACCTACCGTGAGACGGTCGCCGTGAGCGTCGCCCGTACCGACATGACCTGGATCGGGGCCTCGGGTGAGGCGCGTGACGTCGTGGTCGTCTACGACAACGCGGCCGGTACTCCGAAGCCCGGCGGCGGCACGTACGGTACGACCGGCTCGGCGACCACCCTCGTGCAGGCGGACGGGTTCGCCGCGCGGGACCTCACCTTCGCCAACGACTGGCTGCGCGCCGACCACCCCGGGGTCAGCGGCACCCAGGCCGTCGCCATCAAGGTGCAGGGCGACCGGTCGGCGTTCGTGCGGTGCCGGTTCCTCGGGCACCAGGACACCCTGTACGCCGACTCGATGGCGCTCGGCACTTTCGCCCGGCAGTACTTCCGGGACTGTTACGTCGAGGGTGACGTGGACTTCGTGTTCGGGCGGGCCACCGCCGTCTACGAGAACTGTCACTTCCGGACGCTGATCAGGGACGACCTGACCGGGGCACCGTACGGGTTCGTCTTCGCTCCCTCCACCGCGGGCGCCAACCCGCGCGGCTACCTGGTGACCGGTGGCCGGATCTCCAGCGAGGCGCCGGACGCCTACTACAAGCTGGCCCGCCCATGGGTGCCCAGCTCCGACACCACCGCCCGGCCCATGCTCACCGTGCGCGGGACCCGCCTCGGTGCCGGGATCGACGCGGTCGCGCCCTACACCAACATGTCGTCGGGCTTCCCGTGGCAGGACCAGCGGTTCGCCGAGTACCGGAACACCGGACCGGGCGCCGTCATCTCCGTACCGGAGCACCGGCCCCAGCTCACCGACGAGGAGGCCGCGTCCGCCACCCGGGCCGTGTACCTCGGCGACTGGACCCCCTGGAAGGGGTGCTGA
- a CDS encoding pectinesterase family protein → MRRRTLLTGIAGGLVAVGTTPAFAEARRHVLHVRPGGSVQDAVDAVEGEGWTIVVHPGTYREVVNIPAEKGELTLRGASRDPRDAVVVFDNANGTPRPGGGTYGTAGSATLTSAAPGLTVRDLTLANDWLRADHPDITGTQAVAAYVTGDRSRFERVRLLAHQDTLFADTTALDAFDRQYYRDCYVEGDVDFVFGRARAVFERCHFHTLDRDVTFRPEGMVFAPATARANPYGFLAVGCRVTSGAEDAAYKIARPWVPSYETTAWPSLVVRDSRLGPGIDAVEPYINMREAYPWQTMRFREYANSGPGAVISVPENRPQLTDAQAESHTREAYLGDWRPCERRRA, encoded by the coding sequence ATGCGCCGGCGCACACTGCTCACCGGGATCGCCGGTGGCCTGGTGGCCGTCGGCACGACCCCCGCCTTCGCGGAGGCCCGCCGCCACGTCCTGCACGTCCGCCCCGGCGGCTCCGTCCAGGACGCGGTGGACGCAGTGGAGGGGGAGGGCTGGACGATCGTCGTGCATCCGGGCACGTATCGCGAAGTCGTCAACATCCCTGCGGAGAAGGGCGAGTTGACGCTTCGCGGCGCGTCCCGCGATCCGCGGGACGCCGTGGTCGTCTTCGACAACGCCAACGGCACCCCCAGGCCAGGCGGAGGCACCTACGGCACCGCGGGCTCCGCCACCCTCACCTCGGCGGCGCCCGGCCTGACCGTCCGCGACCTCACCCTGGCCAACGACTGGCTGCGCGCCGACCACCCCGACATCACGGGCACACAGGCCGTGGCGGCGTACGTCACCGGGGACCGGTCGCGCTTCGAGCGGGTCCGGCTGCTGGCCCACCAGGACACGCTGTTCGCGGACACCACCGCGCTGGACGCCTTCGACCGGCAGTACTACCGGGACTGTTACGTCGAGGGTGACGTGGACTTCGTGTTCGGGCGGGCGCGGGCCGTCTTCGAGCGGTGCCACTTTCACACCCTCGACCGGGACGTCACCTTCAGGCCGGAGGGCATGGTGTTCGCCCCGGCCACGGCGCGCGCGAATCCGTACGGCTTCCTGGCCGTGGGGTGCCGGGTCACCTCGGGTGCCGAGGACGCCGCGTACAAGATCGCCCGGCCGTGGGTGCCCTCGTACGAGACGACCGCCTGGCCTTCGCTCGTCGTGCGGGACAGCCGGCTGGGGCCCGGTATCGACGCGGTGGAGCCCTACATCAACATGCGCGAGGCGTACCCGTGGCAGACCATGCGCTTCCGCGAGTACGCCAACTCCGGTCCTGGAGCGGTGATTTCGGTACCGGAGAACCGACCGCAGCTCACCGACGCACAGGCCGAGTCGCACACCCGGGAGGCGTATCTCGGGGACTGGAGGCCATGTGAGCGTCGCCGCGCCTGA
- a CDS encoding right-handed parallel beta-helix repeat-containing protein produces MSRPTALSLGAALALGLGLAVIPTQAQAATVVVSNSTDLSNAIRNATAGTTIQVRAGTYYPTATLQSTANGTSSSRIYLQPYGSEIVKIDGSNLPDGDWIFKLTADYWTVSGITFQNSPDSAVVCQSCASTVWDNIKTINGGDSGFTLTGDSTTNNTVRNIDSYGHYDAATHGENADGIAIKFGSGSGNLVTGARLYNNSDDGLDFWSFSSPVTVEHTWAMGNGRNRWSDSAFAGDGNGYKLGGDGEVVAHVLNNSAAWDNAGNGLTENGNKGAIVINRTTAYANAKWGYYFATGAARLGKNLAVGNGGGSVNKGTSVVSAGNNWDSGVSTPAFRSTNASTTYNARQSNGALPVTTFLTTGSTTIGATMD; encoded by the coding sequence ATGTCCCGTCCTACCGCTCTGTCCTTGGGCGCGGCTCTCGCCCTCGGCCTCGGGCTCGCCGTGATCCCCACCCAGGCCCAGGCCGCCACCGTGGTCGTCAGCAACTCCACCGACCTGTCCAACGCCATCAGGAACGCCACGGCGGGCACCACCATCCAGGTGCGCGCCGGTACGTACTACCCGACGGCCACCCTCCAGTCGACCGCCAACGGCACGTCCTCCAGCCGGATTTATCTCCAGCCCTACGGCTCCGAGATCGTGAAGATCGACGGCTCGAACCTCCCCGACGGGGACTGGATCTTCAAGCTCACCGCCGACTACTGGACCGTCTCGGGGATCACCTTCCAGAACTCCCCGGACAGCGCGGTCGTCTGCCAGTCCTGCGCCTCGACCGTCTGGGACAACATCAAGACCATCAACGGCGGCGACTCCGGCTTCACGCTCACCGGGGACAGCACCACCAACAACACCGTCCGGAACATCGACAGTTATGGCCACTATGACGCCGCCACCCACGGTGAGAACGCGGACGGCATCGCCATCAAGTTCGGTTCGGGCAGCGGCAACCTCGTCACCGGGGCGCGCCTCTACAACAACTCGGACGACGGCCTGGACTTCTGGTCGTTCTCGTCCCCGGTCACCGTCGAGCACACCTGGGCCATGGGCAACGGCAGGAACCGCTGGTCGGACTCGGCGTTCGCGGGCGACGGCAACGGCTACAAACTGGGCGGCGACGGCGAGGTCGTGGCCCACGTCCTCAACAACTCGGCAGCCTGGGACAACGCAGGCAACGGCCTTACCGAGAACGGCAACAAGGGCGCCATCGTCATCAACCGCACGACCGCCTACGCCAACGCCAAGTGGGGCTACTACTTCGCCACCGGCGCCGCCAGGCTCGGCAAGAACCTGGCGGTCGGCAACGGCGGCGGCTCGGTGAACAAGGGCACTTCGGTGGTCTCGGCCGGCAACAACTGGGACTCGGGCGTATCGACGCCCGCCTTCCGGTCCACCAACGCGTCGACCACGTACAACGCCCGCCAGTCCAACGGCGCGCTGCCCGTGACCACGTTCCTCACCACGGGCAGCACCACCATCGGCGCGACGATGGACTGA
- a CDS encoding family 43 glycosylhydrolase, producing the protein MRSRTVRTLLIPLFALLLSLLAAPPSPAAQPQAPSQAPPQAPPQASPEAPRGAPHVTKQKYAGYLFAYFTGEGTADGEQIRYALSRGNDPLHWRELNGGKPVLTSTTGEKGLRDPFVIRSPEGDKFYMIATDLRMYQNSSGSWDDVQRHGSKSIMVWESTDLVHWTDQRLVRVSPDSAGNTWAPEAYWDDTLGEFVVFWASKLYAADDPDHTGSTYNKMLYATTKDFRSFSEPKVWDDPGYSVIDSTVVKHRGTYYRYTKDERDPTSSNPCSKFITAEKSTTLTDTSYDFVADCVGSGSIDRGEGPTVFKSNTEEKWYLFIDEYGGRGYVPFETTDLDSGRWTLSENYQLPASPRHGTVMPVTQAEYDRLLAAYPVSGTSITDATVKDQKAYAVVTEASSKVVLPMMPGEDRSRLAPKLWLGEGATVSPASGTRRDFRKPRKYEVTAADGTVRTWTVEAVATRSPVLPGLYADPDIQYLDGRYWIYPTTDGFPGWSGTKFKAFSSKDLVHWKDHGEILDLGPDVSWADKNAWAPAIAERDGKYYFYFCAEQQIGVAVADSPAGPFKDALGKPLVAKGGSLRGQMIDPAVFTDDDGTSYLYWGNGRGYVVPLNDDMVSFDASKIQDITPDNFREGSFVVKRNGTYYFMWSEDDTRSENYHVAYATGPSPLGPWTKRGTILSKRPEYGILATGHHSVVNAPGTDDWYMVYHRFGLNGPGLAGGDGMHRETTIDRMKFAADGTIKPVVPTLESIRPVRQG; encoded by the coding sequence ATGCGTTCCCGCACCGTTCGCACGCTCCTGATCCCCCTCTTCGCCCTCCTCCTGAGCCTGCTCGCCGCCCCACCGAGCCCGGCGGCCCAGCCTCAAGCCCCCTCCCAAGCCCCACCTCAAGCGCCACCCCAAGCCTCACCCGAAGCACCACGCGGAGCACCTCACGTGACCAAGCAGAAGTACGCCGGCTACCTCTTCGCCTACTTCACCGGCGAGGGCACGGCGGACGGCGAGCAGATCCGCTACGCCCTCAGCCGCGGCAACGACCCGCTGCACTGGCGGGAGTTGAACGGCGGGAAGCCGGTGCTCACCTCCACGACCGGCGAGAAGGGCCTGCGCGACCCGTTCGTGATCCGCTCCCCCGAGGGCGACAAGTTCTACATGATCGCGACCGATCTGCGCATGTACCAGAACTCCAGCGGCAGTTGGGACGACGTCCAGCGCCACGGCAGCAAGTCCATCATGGTCTGGGAGTCCACCGACCTGGTCCACTGGACCGACCAGCGCCTGGTGAGGGTCTCGCCGGACAGCGCGGGCAACACCTGGGCGCCGGAGGCCTATTGGGACGACACGCTCGGCGAGTTCGTCGTCTTCTGGGCGTCCAAGCTGTACGCCGCCGACGACCCGGACCACACCGGCTCCACGTACAACAAGATGCTGTACGCGACGACGAAGGACTTCCGCTCCTTCAGCGAGCCGAAGGTCTGGGACGACCCCGGATACTCGGTGATCGACTCAACGGTCGTCAAGCACAGGGGCACTTACTACCGCTACACGAAGGACGAGCGGGACCCCACCTCCTCCAACCCCTGCTCGAAGTTCATCACCGCGGAGAAGTCGACGACGCTCACGGACACCTCGTACGACTTCGTGGCGGACTGTGTCGGCAGTGGCTCGATCGACCGCGGGGAGGGCCCGACGGTCTTCAAGTCCAACACCGAGGAGAAGTGGTACCTGTTCATCGACGAGTACGGCGGCCGCGGCTACGTGCCCTTCGAGACGACCGACCTCGACTCGGGCAGGTGGACGTTGTCGGAGAACTACCAACTGCCCGCGAGTCCGCGGCACGGCACGGTCATGCCGGTCACGCAGGCGGAGTACGACCGGCTGCTCGCCGCATATCCGGTCAGCGGCACCTCGATCACGGACGCCACGGTGAAGGACCAGAAGGCGTACGCGGTCGTCACCGAGGCCTCCTCGAAGGTCGTACTGCCGATGATGCCGGGCGAGGACAGGTCGAGGCTCGCGCCGAAGCTCTGGCTCGGTGAGGGCGCGACGGTGAGCCCGGCGTCCGGTACGCGACGCGACTTCCGCAAACCGCGGAAGTACGAGGTGACGGCGGCCGACGGGACCGTCCGCACCTGGACCGTCGAGGCCGTGGCCACCCGTAGCCCGGTGCTGCCGGGGCTGTACGCCGACCCCGACATCCAGTATCTGGACGGCCGTTACTGGATCTATCCGACGACGGACGGCTTCCCGGGCTGGAGCGGCACGAAGTTCAAGGCCTTCTCATCAAAGGATCTGGTCCACTGGAAGGACCACGGCGAGATCCTCGACCTGGGTCCTGATGTGTCCTGGGCGGACAAGAACGCCTGGGCGCCCGCGATCGCCGAACGCGACGGCAAGTACTACTTCTACTTCTGCGCGGAGCAGCAGATCGGCGTGGCGGTGGCCGACTCCCCCGCCGGCCCCTTCAAGGACGCCCTCGGCAAACCCCTGGTGGCGAAGGGCGGTTCGCTGCGAGGCCAGATGATCGACCCGGCGGTCTTCACGGACGACGACGGAACGTCGTACCTGTACTGGGGCAACGGCCGCGGTTACGTCGTCCCGCTGAACGACGACATGGTGTCGTTCGACGCGTCGAAGATCCAGGACATCACCCCGGACAACTTCCGGGAGGGCTCCTTCGTGGTCAAGCGCAACGGGACGTACTACTTCATGTGGTCCGAGGACGACACCCGCAGCGAGAACTACCACGTCGCCTACGCGACCGGTCCTTCCCCGCTCGGCCCGTGGACCAAGCGGGGCACGATCCTCTCCAAGCGCCCGGAGTACGGCATCCTCGCCACGGGCCACCATTCCGTGGTCAACGCCCCCGGCACGGACGACTGGTACATGGTCTACCACCGGTTCGGCCTCAACGGGCCCGGCCTGGCGGGCGGGGACGGCATGCACCGGGAGACGACCATCGACCGCATGAAGTTCGCGGCCGACGGCACGATCAAGCCGGTGGTGCCGACCCTGGAGTCGATCAGGCCGGTTCGGCAAGGCTGA
- a CDS encoding rhamnogalacturonan lyase B N-terminal domain-containing protein has product MSTHKKHLTRRRLLAASAAGVAGTGAAVVAGTGLLSSASAATFGYTDDGSNYVIDTGASLVLKVSKSTGDLNSLVYKGKEYEGFEGKHSHVETGLGASTVTIKQVGSTILVKVAHGAITQWIAARSGQNNVYLWTDKADSSFTATRFIVRIKPGIFPNSGADAWTSSDTTIEASDVFSRSDGTTHSKHYSGKRVMDYEHIGFTTGSAALWLVRSNHEKASGGPFYRSLLRHTNSTSAALYEILHYNQSQTEPERYGLQGPYVLSFTDGGAPSSSLFHANLDTSWVDGLGITGWVGKSGRGKVAGVGLKGMDADYAYTVGLANSAAQYWAKAAAGTGAFSCPGMLPGTYTLTVHKGELAVHTREVTVSAGGTTALNSITISGDPSTASTLWRLGDWDGTPGEFKNADLMTYAHPSDGRAAKWTGNVTIGSGSEAASFPCYMWKDVNDGVLVYFKLTAAQAAAAHTLRVGVTTAYINGRPRVTVNDWVSAIPSPPSQPATRSLTTGSYRGNNHTFTYNIPATAWKSDTSQYNVLKLNIVSGSTGSAFLSPGTSFDCLDLLA; this is encoded by the coding sequence GTGAGCACGCACAAGAAACACCTCACCCGTCGTCGGCTGCTCGCCGCGTCCGCCGCGGGAGTGGCCGGCACCGGCGCGGCGGTCGTGGCCGGTACCGGGCTGCTGTCCTCGGCCTCGGCCGCGACGTTCGGTTACACGGACGACGGCTCCAACTACGTGATCGACACGGGCGCCTCGCTCGTCCTCAAGGTGTCCAAGTCGACCGGCGACCTCAACTCGCTGGTCTACAAGGGCAAGGAGTACGAGGGCTTCGAGGGCAAGCACTCACACGTCGAGACCGGGCTCGGCGCCTCCACGGTCACCATCAAGCAGGTCGGCTCGACGATCCTGGTGAAGGTCGCGCACGGGGCGATCACCCAGTGGATCGCGGCCCGCAGCGGCCAGAACAACGTCTACCTGTGGACCGACAAGGCGGACTCATCGTTCACCGCGACCCGGTTCATCGTCCGCATCAAGCCGGGCATCTTCCCCAACTCGGGTGCCGACGCCTGGACTTCGTCCGACACGACCATCGAGGCCTCGGACGTCTTCTCCCGCTCGGACGGCACGACGCACTCCAAGCACTACTCGGGCAAGCGCGTCATGGACTACGAGCACATCGGCTTCACCACCGGTTCGGCCGCGCTGTGGCTGGTGCGGTCCAACCACGAGAAGGCCTCGGGCGGCCCGTTCTACCGCTCGCTGCTGCGGCACACCAACTCCACCAGCGCGGCGCTCTACGAGATCCTGCACTACAACCAGTCGCAGACGGAGCCCGAGCGGTACGGCCTGCAGGGCCCGTACGTGCTCAGCTTCACCGACGGCGGCGCGCCCTCCTCCTCGCTCTTCCACGCCAACCTCGACACGTCGTGGGTGGACGGCCTGGGCATCACGGGCTGGGTGGGCAAGTCGGGACGCGGCAAGGTGGCGGGCGTCGGCCTCAAGGGCATGGACGCGGACTACGCGTACACGGTCGGTCTCGCCAACTCCGCCGCCCAGTACTGGGCGAAGGCCGCCGCCGGCACGGGTGCCTTCTCGTGCCCCGGGATGCTGCCGGGCACGTACACACTGACGGTCCACAAGGGCGAACTCGCCGTCCACACGCGGGAGGTGACGGTGAGCGCGGGCGGCACGACGGCCCTCAACAGCATCACGATCAGCGGCGATCCGAGCACCGCGAGCACCCTCTGGCGGCTCGGCGACTGGGACGGTACACCGGGCGAGTTCAAGAACGCCGACCTGATGACGTACGCGCACCCGTCCGACGGCCGCGCCGCGAAATGGACCGGCAACGTCACCATCGGCAGCGGCAGCGAGGCCGCGTCCTTCCCCTGCTACATGTGGAAGGACGTCAACGACGGCGTCCTCGTCTACTTCAAGCTGACCGCGGCACAGGCGGCCGCCGCGCACACCCTGCGCGTCGGGGTGACGACGGCCTACATCAACGGCCGCCCGCGCGTGACGGTCAACGACTGGGTATCGGCGATCCCTTCGCCGCCATCCCAGCCCGCGACTCGATCCCTCACCACGGGTTCGTACCGGGGCAACAACCACACGTTCACGTACAACATCCCGGCAACCGCCTGGAAGTCGGACACCAGTCAGTACAACGTCCTGAAGCTGAACATCGTCAGCGGCTCAACGGGTTCGGCGTTCCTGAGCCCGGGCACGTCCTTCGACTGCCTGGACCTGCTGGCCTGA
- a CDS encoding pectate lyase: MASRMEPEQRARHGRRAGRRRAVVGGLSAFALTGAAIVTSSMMSSASAATTWPTANGSEAVSATIAVSGTRDGGMKRYYGSGDLAGDGQEEGQDPIFRLADGATLKNVIIGKPGADGIHCQGSCNLQNVWWEDVGEDAATFRGGNAATYTVYGGGARKAADKVFQHNGGGKLVVSKFAAQDFTTLYRSCGNCSTQYKRTAIFNTIEVTAPGSRLVGINTNYGDTAALRAVTIIGDSGKKIVPCQKYIGNNTGAEPSTNGSGPDGTHCNYTASDLTYQ, from the coding sequence ATGGCTTCACGCATGGAACCGGAACAGCGCGCACGTCACGGTCGCAGGGCCGGTCGGCGGCGCGCCGTCGTCGGCGGTCTCTCCGCCTTCGCCCTGACCGGAGCCGCGATCGTCACCAGCTCGATGATGTCGTCGGCGAGCGCCGCCACCACCTGGCCGACCGCCAACGGCAGCGAGGCCGTCTCCGCGACGATCGCCGTGTCGGGGACCCGGGACGGCGGTATGAAGCGCTACTACGGCAGCGGCGATCTGGCCGGTGACGGCCAGGAGGAGGGCCAGGACCCGATCTTCCGGCTCGCCGACGGCGCGACGCTGAAGAACGTCATCATCGGCAAGCCCGGCGCCGACGGCATCCACTGCCAGGGCAGTTGCAATCTGCAGAACGTCTGGTGGGAGGACGTCGGCGAGGACGCCGCCACCTTCCGCGGCGGCAATGCGGCGACCTACACCGTGTACGGCGGCGGCGCGAGGAAGGCCGCGGACAAGGTCTTTCAGCACAACGGCGGCGGCAAGCTCGTCGTCTCGAAGTTCGCCGCCCAGGACTTCACGACCCTGTACCGCTCCTGCGGCAACTGCTCGACGCAGTACAAGCGCACCGCGATCTTCAACACGATCGAGGTGACCGCGCCGGGTTCGCGGCTGGTCGGCATCAACACCAACTACGGCGACACCGCGGCCCTGCGGGCCGTCACGATCATCGGCGACAGCGGCAAGAAGATCGTCCCGTGCCAGAAGTACATCGGCAACAACACGGGTGCGGAGCCGTCGACGAACGGCTCGGGCCCCGACGGCACGCACTGCAACTACACCGCCTCCGACCTCACTTACCAGTGA